From the genome of Bacteroides sp. MSB163, one region includes:
- a CDS encoding RagB/SusD family nutrient uptake outer membrane protein, with product MKNKMIYALGAMMLVGVTSCDLTEKPSSFYEKDTYFVTEGKAQMAVVGIYDCLETTDYYGQNIMPFFGSDDMFMVRGTGSDGTRRDISHYLYNASNTWIASVWRCAYQALDRANVAIASIEAMPGFAENKNLQEINGQARFLRAYIAFDLVKFFGDVPFSTEYTNGFGNTSKPRTDRELIYDQIVEDLNYAKTHLKSGREVASSEIPCSGAARTLLMRVYLQRAGYSLNRSSRQLTRPDDTARKGYFEAVIKEWEALKAEGYHNFYASGYEQLFKNYSQLTLDNQESLWEIAFEPNQGLKDNAGVWATYNGPLVDAPGSYPGTSSYMGRANAFFVVLPYWKSFYESNEDGSIKDIRRDVNFVDYAIKWNKNKEIQEKSHTSADINKNLNRYPGKWRREWMAPGFVDPNNTGVNYAPLRYADAVLMAAEAYNETGNTTEAWKLLNDVRVRAGATPISTANYSSLLKAPKLYDLPFIPDGDDAGKFRTALYWERAFELCYEGQRKYDLLRWGILEASLKAAQNYMESWTPGPDEYITDAARKDWNAVKWAKSNYVAGHNFTTGKHELYPIPLAEIQSNAALNGENNPGFE from the coding sequence ATGAAAAACAAAATGATATATGCGCTTGGCGCAATGATGCTTGTAGGGGTTACTTCCTGTGACCTAACTGAAAAGCCCAGCTCATTCTACGAGAAAGATACTTATTTCGTAACAGAAGGAAAAGCCCAGATGGCCGTAGTCGGAATCTACGACTGTCTTGAAACTACAGACTATTATGGACAAAATATCATGCCGTTCTTTGGTTCGGACGATATGTTCATGGTACGCGGAACCGGTTCGGACGGAACCCGTCGTGATATATCTCACTATCTGTACAACGCTTCCAATACATGGATTGCCAGTGTATGGAGATGTGCTTATCAGGCTCTCGACCGTGCCAATGTAGCTATTGCCAGCATTGAGGCAATGCCGGGTTTTGCAGAAAACAAAAATCTACAGGAAATTAACGGACAAGCTCGATTTCTCCGTGCCTACATAGCTTTTGACCTAGTGAAATTCTTTGGTGATGTACCGTTCAGCACGGAATATACGAATGGTTTTGGTAATACATCCAAACCTCGTACTGACCGTGAGCTGATTTATGACCAGATCGTCGAAGATTTGAACTATGCAAAAACGCATTTGAAATCCGGTCGTGAAGTGGCATCTTCTGAAATACCTTGTAGCGGCGCTGCCCGTACTTTACTGATGCGTGTCTATTTGCAACGTGCCGGCTATAGCTTGAACCGTTCATCACGTCAGTTGACCCGTCCGGACGATACTGCCCGAAAGGGATATTTTGAAGCAGTGATTAAGGAATGGGAAGCTTTGAAGGCAGAAGGCTATCATAATTTTTATGCAAGCGGTTATGAACAACTGTTCAAAAACTATTCTCAACTGACATTGGACAATCAGGAGTCTCTTTGGGAAATTGCTTTTGAACCCAACCAAGGTTTGAAGGATAATGCTGGTGTATGGGCAACTTACAACGGACCACTGGTAGATGCTCCAGGAAGTTACCCCGGCACAAGCAGTTATATGGGACGTGCCAATGCCTTCTTTGTAGTACTACCATATTGGAAGTCTTTCTATGAGTCAAATGAGGATGGAAGCATAAAAGATATACGCCGTGACGTGAATTTCGTGGACTATGCTATTAAGTGGAACAAAAATAAAGAAATTCAGGAAAAATCGCATACTTCTGCCGATATCAACAAAAATCTAAACAGATATCCAGGTAAATGGCGCAGAGAATGGATGGCTCCGGGCTTCGTAGATCCCAATAACACGGGTGTCAATTATGCTCCGTTGCGTTATGCCGATGCAGTTCTGATGGCAGCCGAAGCTTATAACGAAACCGGTAACACAACCGAAGCATGGAAATTATTGAATGATGTTCGTGTCCGTGCCGGTGCTACTCCTATAAGTACAGCTAATTATTCAAGCTTGTTAAAGGCTCCGAAGTTGTACGATTTACCATTCATTCCGGATGGTGACGATGCCGGCAAATTCCGTACAGCCTTGTATTGGGAACGTGCTTTTGAACTTTGCTACGAAGGTCAACGCAAATATGACTTACTGCGCTGGGGCATTCTGGAAGCATCTTTAAAAGCCGCCCAAAACTATATGGAATCATGGACCCCAGGACCTGATGAATATATAACGGATGCTGCACGTAAAGATTGGAATGCGGTGAAATGGGCTAAATCCAACTACGTAGCAGGCCACAATTTTACCACAGGAAAGCATGAACTTTATCCGATTCCATTGGCTGAAATTCAGTCGAATGCAGCTTTGAACGGTGAAAATAATCCGGGATTTGAGTAA
- a CDS encoding DUF4995 domain-containing protein has protein sequence MKKFLLFCYAVATLQGFSSCSSSQPKEDYDWLKKAIDTSVQQLEETVADVGDSVLLPRSIWTGYDMDFLCSQLQRDPATFKDSLRVKPVKDALGSRRYCSSIYDWTSGFFPGNLWYAYQLTGIEGLKNDAVKFTNYLYPVKNYKGTHDIGFMMNCSYGNAYRLAPADSVRQALVQTADNLCSRFDPTIGSIRSWDFGKWNFPVIIDNMMNLDLLFYVSHLTNDSKYKEIALKHAETTLKNHFRADHSSYHVVSYNNDGSVEMKCTHQGKNDDSSWARGQAWGVYGYTSCYRESKDTAFLQQAKDIATLIMTRVKTEDVIPLWDYDAPNSPETPRDASAASITASALIELSTLVEDGQVYFDYAEKLLKSLSSDAYLAKVGTNQGFILMHSTGSLPNGSEIDTPINYADYYYLEALARYMQVKGLDYKSL, from the coding sequence ATGAAGAAATTTTTATTATTTTGTTACGCAGTTGCTACACTACAAGGTTTCTCCAGTTGTTCATCCAGTCAACCTAAGGAAGATTATGACTGGTTGAAAAAAGCAATAGATACTTCCGTGCAACAACTGGAAGAAACAGTGGCTGATGTAGGAGATTCAGTCTTGTTGCCCCGTTCCATCTGGACGGGATACGATATGGATTTTCTCTGTAGTCAGTTACAAAGAGATCCTGCAACCTTCAAAGACTCTTTACGGGTCAAACCCGTGAAGGATGCTCTGGGAAGCCGCAGATATTGCTCTTCCATCTATGATTGGACAAGTGGTTTTTTCCCCGGAAACTTGTGGTATGCGTACCAACTGACCGGCATTGAAGGATTAAAGAACGATGCCGTGAAATTCACGAATTATTTGTATCCCGTAAAAAACTATAAAGGTACACACGACATCGGATTTATGATGAATTGCAGTTATGGCAATGCATATCGCTTGGCTCCCGCCGACAGCGTTCGTCAGGCATTGGTGCAAACAGCCGATAATTTATGCAGCCGTTTTGATCCGACCATAGGTTCTATTCGCTCCTGGGATTTCGGGAAGTGGAATTTCCCCGTAATTATTGATAACATGATGAACTTGGACCTGCTGTTTTACGTAAGCCATCTTACCAATGATTCCAAGTATAAGGAAATCGCATTGAAACATGCCGAGACAACATTGAAGAATCATTTCAGAGCAGATCATTCATCCTATCATGTAGTCAGTTACAATAATGATGGCAGCGTAGAAATGAAATGTACCCATCAGGGAAAAAATGACGATTCGTCATGGGCACGCGGACAAGCCTGGGGAGTATATGGATATACCTCTTGCTACCGTGAATCCAAAGATACGGCCTTCTTGCAGCAAGCCAAAGATATTGCAACGTTGATTATGACTCGCGTAAAGACTGAGGATGTAATACCCTTGTGGGATTATGATGCACCGAATAGCCCGGAAACACCCCGTGATGCATCTGCGGCCTCTATTACTGCTTCTGCTTTGATAGAACTCAGCACTTTGGTAGAAGACGGACAAGTATATTTTGATTATGCAGAAAAGCTACTAAAATCTCTTTCTTCCGATGCTTATTTGGCAAAGGTTGGTACGAATCAGGGATTTATCCTGATGCACTCTACAGGTTCGTTGCCTAATGGCTCCGAAATTGATACTCCTATCAATTATGCCGATTATTATTACCTCGAAGCATTAGCCCGGTATATGCAGGTAAAAGGACTCGATTATAAATCGCTTTAA
- the hepC gene encoding heparin-sulfate lyase HepC — MKIAKYFLCLALLLVAISAEAQQLRKEAFDLLNLDYPGLEKVKAACAQQQWDKAAQALLDYYRQRTGIGHPDINLKNIKISKEEQKWADDALEHTFFVHKGYQPSYNYGKDINWQYWPVQDNELRWQLHRHKWFTPMGKAYRISGDEKYAKEWAYQYMDWIKKNPLTSVEKEEYELVSAGEVKGNAENVRFAWRPLEVSNRLQDQTLQFLLFIPSQAFTPEFLTEFLINYHRHALHILGNYSDQGNHLLFEAQRMVYAGVFFPEFKEATGWRESGISILNREIKKQVYPDGGQYELDPHYHLAAINIFCKALRMADVNGFRQEFPAEYVNTVKNMIEFYANICFPDYSNPCFSDAKLGDRPAEIRNYQDWLKLFPDCDWIRYYATEGREGSPLPNLSHGALTSGFFTFRNGWKQDATVMVVKAGPKGEWHCQPDNGTFELWFNGRNLFPDSGSYVYAGDDEVMKLRNWFRRTSSHNTLTLDEKNLQTTQSVTKLWQPEGNEQILVTENPHYEGLKHRRSVFFVDQSYFVIVDEAVGDAKGTVNLNYHLCEGTVNVDGKNHILTTAYDGPSNMKLQCFAEKKASIREKEGWRSTAYRVRVPRTSVAFDVDKKDSEAVRYITIIYPSKNAASFPAFKAKFLNKKFDENGVKIEISVDGKKRQLEYKL; from the coding sequence ATGAAAATAGCAAAGTATTTTTTATGCCTGGCTCTTTTGCTGGTCGCCATAAGTGCGGAAGCGCAGCAACTGCGGAAGGAAGCCTTTGATTTACTGAACCTGGATTATCCGGGTTTGGAGAAAGTAAAGGCTGCATGCGCCCAACAACAATGGGATAAAGCGGCTCAGGCTTTATTGGACTATTACCGCCAACGTACCGGCATAGGACATCCTGATATTAATCTGAAGAATATCAAAATATCAAAGGAAGAACAAAAATGGGCGGATGATGCCTTGGAACATACATTTTTTGTGCACAAAGGATATCAGCCTTCCTATAATTACGGTAAAGACATCAACTGGCAATATTGGCCGGTACAGGACAACGAGTTGCGCTGGCAGTTGCATCGCCATAAATGGTTCACCCCGATGGGAAAAGCATATAGAATCTCAGGGGATGAGAAATATGCCAAAGAATGGGCATACCAATATATGGACTGGATTAAGAAGAATCCTCTGACAAGCGTAGAGAAAGAAGAATACGAACTTGTCAGTGCAGGTGAAGTAAAAGGAAATGCTGAGAATGTACGCTTTGCATGGCGTCCGCTGGAAGTGAGCAATCGTTTGCAGGATCAGACACTGCAATTTCTATTGTTTATTCCCTCACAGGCTTTTACTCCGGAGTTCCTGACTGAGTTCCTTATTAATTACCATCGGCATGCCTTACACATTTTGGGCAATTACTCCGATCAGGGCAACCATTTGTTGTTCGAAGCACAGCGTATGGTGTATGCAGGCGTATTTTTCCCAGAATTTAAAGAGGCAACCGGATGGAGAGAAAGTGGGATAAGCATTTTGAACCGTGAAATAAAAAAGCAGGTTTACCCGGACGGCGGTCAATATGAACTGGACCCGCACTATCATTTGGCGGCAATCAATATCTTCTGCAAGGCCCTGCGTATGGCAGACGTCAATGGTTTCCGTCAGGAATTTCCTGCCGAATACGTGAATACAGTGAAAAATATGATTGAGTTCTACGCTAATATCTGTTTCCCGGATTACAGTAATCCTTGTTTCAGTGATGCAAAACTGGGAGACCGCCCGGCAGAAATCCGCAATTATCAAGACTGGCTCAAACTGTTTCCGGATTGTGACTGGATTCGTTATTATGCTACTGAAGGTCGTGAAGGTTCCCCCCTACCCAACCTTTCTCACGGAGCCCTGACTTCCGGCTTCTTTACTTTCAGAAACGGTTGGAAACAAGATGCTACTGTAATGGTGGTAAAGGCCGGTCCCAAAGGTGAATGGCACTGTCAACCGGATAACGGAACTTTTGAGCTTTGGTTCAATGGTCGGAATCTCTTTCCGGATAGCGGTTCATACGTCTATGCCGGTGATGATGAAGTGATGAAACTTCGCAACTGGTTCCGCCGGACAAGTTCACACAATACCCTGACACTGGATGAGAAGAACTTGCAGACTACACAATCCGTTACCAAACTTTGGCAACCCGAAGGTAATGAACAAATCCTGGTGACGGAGAATCCTCATTATGAGGGTTTGAAGCACAGACGTTCTGTCTTCTTTGTAGACCAATCTTATTTTGTCATTGTCGATGAGGCTGTGGGAGACGCAAAAGGAACAGTGAATCTGAATTATCATTTATGTGAAGGTACTGTGAATGTGGATGGAAAGAACCATATTCTGACCACCGCTTACGACGGACCGAGCAATATGAAACTACAATGCTTTGCCGAAAAGAAAGCTTCGATAAGAGAAAAAGAGGGATGGCGTTCAACTGCTTATCGCGTACGTGTACCCCGTACTTCAGTTGCTTTTGATGTGGACAAAAAGGATTCGGAAGCTGTACGCTACATAACCATTATCTATCCTTCGAAAAATGCAGCTTCTTTTCCTGCATTCAAGGCTAAATTCCTGAATAAGAAGTTTGATGAGAATGGAGTGAAAATAGAGATATCTGTTGATGGAAAGAAACGTCAATTGGAGTATAAACTATAA
- a CDS encoding sulfatase family protein, translating into MNRLSYLFLPLTAIGVSACSSNKAKEEVKRPNIIFMMTDDHTTQAMSCYGGRLLQTPNMDRIANEGIRMDNCYAVNALSGPSRACILTGKFSHINGFTDNASTFDGNQQTFPKLLQSAGYQTSIIGKWHLITEPQGFDYWCILTGQHEQGDYYNPDFNENGKQIVEQGYATDIITDKAIEYLEHRDKSKPFCMMYHQKAPHRNWMPAPRHLGMFNNTVFPEPATLFDTYEGRGSAAREQDMSIEHTLTNDWDLKLLTREEMLKDTTNRLYQVYKRMPADVQDKWDSVYAQRIAEYRSGKLEGKELISWKYQQYMRDYLATIVAVDENIGRLLSYLEKIGELDNTIIIYTSDQGFFLGEHGWFDKRFMYEECQRMPLVIRYPKAIKSGSVSNAIAMNVDFAPTLLDFAGVDIPADIQGQSLKPILDNEGKVPAGWRKAAYYHYYEYPAEHSVKRHYGIRTADFKLIHFYNDVDEWEMYDLKNDPNELNNVFDKPEYADKRTELMSQLKETQKQYKDDDPDEKVNELFKGDRRLMKNR; encoded by the coding sequence ATGAATCGCTTATCATACTTATTTTTACCTCTCACTGCCATCGGAGTCTCCGCTTGCAGCTCCAATAAGGCCAAAGAGGAGGTGAAACGTCCGAACATTATCTTTATGATGACAGACGACCATACTACGCAGGCTATGTCATGCTACGGCGGACGCCTCTTGCAAACTCCCAATATGGATCGGATTGCCAATGAAGGTATTCGTATGGACAATTGCTATGCGGTCAATGCTTTATCCGGCCCGTCAAGAGCTTGTATCTTGACGGGCAAATTCAGCCACATCAATGGATTCACTGATAATGCCAGTACTTTTGACGGCAATCAGCAGACCTTTCCCAAATTGCTACAGTCCGCAGGCTACCAAACTTCGATTATCGGTAAATGGCATCTGATCACCGAGCCTCAGGGATTTGATTATTGGTGCATCTTGACCGGACAACATGAACAAGGGGATTATTATAATCCCGATTTCAATGAGAACGGAAAGCAGATTGTAGAACAGGGCTATGCTACCGATATTATCACGGATAAGGCCATCGAGTATCTGGAACACAGAGACAAAAGCAAGCCTTTCTGCATGATGTACCATCAGAAAGCTCCGCATCGTAACTGGATGCCTGCCCCCCGCCACTTGGGTATGTTCAATAATACCGTTTTTCCTGAACCGGCTACACTCTTCGATACGTATGAAGGAAGAGGTTCCGCTGCCAGGGAACAAGATATGTCTATTGAACATACATTGACCAATGACTGGGATCTGAAATTACTGACTCGTGAAGAAATGCTGAAAGATACAACCAATCGCCTCTATCAGGTCTACAAACGCATGCCGGCTGATGTACAGGATAAGTGGGATTCAGTATATGCCCAGCGTATTGCCGAGTATCGCAGTGGTAAACTGGAAGGTAAAGAGTTGATCAGTTGGAAATACCAGCAATATATGCGGGATTACCTGGCAACAATTGTTGCTGTGGATGAAAATATAGGGCGGTTACTCAGTTATCTGGAAAAAATCGGTGAATTGGACAATACAATCATTATCTACACTTCGGATCAAGGTTTCTTCCTGGGCGAACATGGTTGGTTCGACAAACGCTTCATGTATGAGGAATGTCAGCGTATGCCGCTGGTCATCCGCTACCCAAAGGCTATCAAGAGTGGCAGTGTTTCGAATGCCATTGCCATGAATGTAGATTTTGCTCCCACTTTGCTGGATTTTGCCGGAGTAGACATACCCGCCGATATTCAAGGCCAGTCGCTCAAACCGATTTTGGATAACGAGGGAAAAGTACCGGCAGGTTGGAGAAAAGCCGCCTATTACCACTATTATGAGTATCCGGCGGAACATTCGGTTAAAAGACATTATGGTATTCGTACAGCTGATTTTAAACTGATTCACTTCTATAATGATGTGGACGAGTGGGAAATGTACGATTTGAAGAATGACCCGAATGAACTGAATAACGTGTTTGACAAACCGGAATATGCCGACAAACGGACAGAACTGATGTCACAGCTGAAAGAAACTCAAAAGCAGTATAAGGATGATGATCCGGATGAAAAGGTAAATGAGCTGTTCAAAGGTGACAGACGATTGATGAAAAATAGATAA
- a CDS encoding Tat pathway signal sequence has product MDRRSFLKNTSWSFLGLAVSGSLLSACQRGTAAGKKIMPSASNLKYFWGDLHNHCNITYGHGDMRSAFEAAKGQLDFVSVTPHAMWPDIPGADDPRLKWVIDYHTGAFKRLSEGGYEKYVAMTNEYNKEGEFLAFVGYEAHSMEHGDHVALNYDLDAPLVECNSIEDWKQKARGHKVFITPHHMGYQTGYRGYNWNFFTEGDQTPFVEMYSRHGLAESDQGDYNYLHDMGPRQWEGTIQCGLEQGKKFGIMGSTDQHAGYPGSYGDGRIGILAESLTRDKIWDAMKNRHVCCATGDKINIDFRLNDAFPGDVVRGNSRRIYLNVEGGSCIDYIDIVKNRKCIARLSGPLLPEMPEGDMVRCKVKIEFGWNREEQYVHWQGKLSISKGTINAVEPCFRGAAFTSPQPGEPEFETKVNRIVSVTDKDTELDMYSSKNPNTTTPAMQAVILDVTMPKDGMITAEFNGKKFEHSLGELLEGSRSHFMIGWLSEAILFNRAMPESCFMVEHYMEDTEPERDTDYYYIRVRQRDQQWAWSSPIWVERT; this is encoded by the coding sequence ATGGATAGAAGAAGTTTTTTAAAGAATACAAGCTGGTCCTTTCTCGGATTAGCAGTTTCCGGTAGTTTATTGTCCGCATGCCAGCGCGGAACTGCCGCAGGAAAGAAAATTATGCCCTCTGCCAGTAATCTGAAATATTTCTGGGGAGATCTACATAACCACTGTAACATAACCTACGGTCATGGCGACATGCGTTCTGCGTTCGAAGCCGCCAAGGGGCAATTGGATTTTGTATCTGTCACTCCACATGCTATGTGGCCTGACATACCCGGAGCAGATGATCCTCGTCTGAAGTGGGTAATTGATTATCATACCGGTGCTTTCAAGCGTTTGAGCGAGGGAGGCTATGAGAAATACGTAGCCATGACCAATGAGTACAATAAGGAAGGAGAATTTCTTGCCTTTGTAGGCTATGAGGCACACAGCATGGAACATGGAGATCATGTGGCCCTGAACTATGACTTGGATGCACCGTTGGTGGAATGTAACTCCATTGAAGACTGGAAACAAAAAGCCCGCGGACATAAAGTATTTATAACTCCGCATCACATGGGTTACCAGACGGGCTACCGCGGATATAACTGGAACTTCTTTACGGAAGGAGACCAGACTCCGTTCGTAGAGATGTATTCCCGCCATGGATTGGCAGAGAGCGATCAGGGCGATTATAATTATCTGCATGATATGGGACCTCGCCAATGGGAAGGTACAATTCAATGTGGATTGGAGCAAGGCAAGAAATTCGGTATTATGGGCTCGACAGACCAGCACGCCGGATATCCGGGCAGTTATGGTGATGGGCGTATAGGCATACTGGCAGAGTCATTGACCCGTGATAAGATCTGGGATGCCATGAAGAACCGTCATGTTTGTTGCGCTACCGGTGATAAGATCAATATAGATTTTCGTCTGAACGACGCTTTTCCGGGCGACGTGGTACGGGGTAACAGTCGCCGTATTTATTTGAATGTGGAAGGCGGCAGTTGTATCGATTACATAGACATTGTCAAGAATCGGAAATGCATAGCCCGTTTAAGTGGTCCGTTGTTGCCCGAAATGCCGGAAGGAGACATGGTACGTTGTAAGGTAAAGATTGAATTTGGATGGAATCGTGAAGAGCAGTATGTACATTGGCAAGGAAAACTATCTATCAGCAAAGGAACTATCAATGCTGTGGAACCTTGCTTCCGTGGCGCTGCCTTCACCTCTCCGCAACCGGGAGAACCCGAGTTTGAAACAAAGGTCAACCGTATTGTGTCTGTTACGGACAAGGATACGGAGTTGGATATGTACAGCTCCAAGAATCCGAACACCACCACTCCCGCCATGCAGGCCGTCATTCTGGATGTCACTATGCCTAAAGACGGTATGATTACAGCAGAGTTCAACGGCAAGAAGTTTGAACATTCACTGGGCGAACTTCTGGAAGGTTCCCGCTCCCATTTCATGATCGGATGGCTTAGTGAAGCTATTCTATTCAACCGTGCAATGCCGGAAAGTTGCTTTATGGTTGAACATTATATGGAAGACACTGAACCCGAAAGAGATACGGACTATTACTATATCAGAGTTCGCCAGCGTGACCAGCAATGGGCATGGAGTTCTCCTATATGGGTGGAAAGAACATAA
- a CDS encoding ROK family protein, protein MKYAIGIDLGGTSIKYALVDKAGNSFFEGKLPSFASASAAKVMEQLIKATTLLKDEAAKQNWTVLGIGLGTPGIVDETNRIVLGGAENIVGWENIDVASLMEKQMNLPVVVGNDANLMGLGETKYGAGRGCTHVVFLTVGTGIGGAVIIDGKLFNGYANRGTELGHVPLIANGERCACGAIGCLEHYASTAALTRRFSALAKEQNLRFDTEINGELIVRLYHEDFPLAVECMNEHFYYLGRGIAGFVNIFSPQRIVIGGGVAESGSFYLEEIRTVVKKHVIADCALNTKIVAAELGNKAGLIGAASLIL, encoded by the coding sequence ATGAAATACGCAATTGGCATTGATTTAGGTGGCACATCTATAAAATATGCTTTGGTAGATAAAGCGGGTAATTCTTTCTTTGAGGGAAAATTACCCTCTTTTGCTTCTGCTTCGGCTGCAAAAGTGATGGAACAGTTGATAAAGGCTACCACCTTACTGAAAGATGAAGCTGCAAAACAGAACTGGACCGTACTGGGCATAGGGCTCGGCACACCGGGAATTGTAGATGAAACAAACCGTATCGTACTGGGAGGTGCGGAAAATATTGTCGGCTGGGAAAATATAGATGTAGCCTCCCTTATGGAGAAACAGATGAATCTACCGGTAGTTGTTGGAAATGATGCCAACCTGATGGGACTGGGAGAAACGAAATATGGTGCAGGAAGAGGTTGTACTCATGTGGTGTTTCTGACTGTGGGAACCGGTATCGGCGGAGCTGTCATCATTGATGGTAAATTGTTCAATGGATATGCTAACCGGGGTACGGAGTTGGGACATGTACCGTTGATTGCCAACGGTGAACGTTGTGCCTGCGGGGCAATCGGTTGCCTGGAACATTATGCTTCGACTGCCGCCTTGACAAGACGTTTTAGCGCATTGGCGAAAGAGCAGAATCTGAGATTTGATACGGAAATAAACGGGGAATTGATTGTTCGCCTGTATCATGAAGATTTCCCGCTCGCTGTCGAGTGCATGAACGAACACTTTTACTATTTGGGCAGAGGAATTGCCGGCTTCGTCAATATCTTCAGTCCCCAACGGATTGTGATAGGAGGAGGTGTTGCAGAATCCGGCAGCTTCTATTTAGAGGAAATAAGGACGGTAGTCAAAAAGCACGTAATAGCAGACTGTGCCCTGAATACCAAGATTGTGGCTGCCGAATTGGGCAATAAAGCCGGTCTTATCGGTGCAGCATCACTAATTCTATAA
- a CDS encoding sugar MFS transporter yields the protein MKNNKKWGMLTLIMMFWFTISFITNILGPLIPDIIHNFELKDLAMAGFIPTSFFLAYAIMSIPAGILIDKYGEKPVLFTGFLMPFIGTVLFACFPFYLILLVSSFIIGLGMAMLQTVINPLQRVVGGEENYAFIAELAQFVFGVASFISPLVYTWLIHALAPGVYQPGKNFLLDILADITPVTLPWVSLYWVFTVLLLIMLLVVSLVRFPRIELKDDERSGSSASYKKLFRQRYVWLFFLGIFCYVSTEQGVSIFMSTFLEQYHGIDPKTVGAQSISYFWGSMTVGCLFGMFLLKLIDSKRLLQISGILSMSLLLISLFGSAKIAVWAFPAIGFCISMMYSIVFSLALNTVTQNHGSFAGILCSGIVGGAGGPLLVSLVSDATSLRTGMLLILVFMGYITFIGFWAHPLVNNKTVSLKELVTFKKQK from the coding sequence ATGAAAAATAATAAGAAATGGGGTATGCTGACATTGATAATGATGTTCTGGTTTACCATTTCATTCATTACAAACATTCTCGGGCCGTTAATTCCTGACATTATCCATAACTTTGAGCTGAAGGATTTGGCAATGGCGGGATTTATCCCGACTTCCTTCTTCCTGGCTTATGCCATTATGTCGATACCGGCAGGTATACTGATAGATAAATATGGAGAAAAGCCGGTGCTGTTTACCGGTTTCCTTATGCCATTTATCGGAACCGTCTTGTTTGCATGTTTCCCGTTTTATTTGATATTACTGGTGTCTTCCTTTATTATCGGCTTGGGAATGGCCATGTTGCAGACCGTAATTAACCCTTTGCAGCGTGTTGTCGGTGGAGAAGAGAACTACGCATTCATAGCCGAATTGGCACAGTTTGTGTTTGGAGTAGCATCGTTTATCAGTCCTTTGGTTTATACTTGGTTAATACATGCGCTTGCACCGGGAGTCTATCAGCCGGGAAAGAATTTCCTGCTCGATATTTTGGCGGACATCACTCCGGTCACTCTTCCCTGGGTTTCCCTTTATTGGGTATTCACAGTGTTATTGCTGATTATGCTGCTCGTTGTGTCATTGGTTCGCTTCCCGCGCATTGAACTGAAAGATGATGAACGCAGCGGTTCTTCGGCTTCCTACAAGAAATTGTTCCGTCAAAGATACGTATGGCTTTTCTTCTTGGGAATCTTTTGCTATGTCAGTACGGAACAGGGAGTTTCTATTTTCATGAGTACTTTTCTGGAACAATATCATGGTATTGATCCGAAGACCGTGGGTGCGCAAAGCATCAGTTATTTCTGGGGTTCAATGACTGTCGGATGTTTGTTTGGCATGTTCCTGCTCAAGTTGATAGACAGTAAGCGTTTGCTGCAAATATCGGGCATACTTTCCATGAGTTTGCTGTTAATCTCATTATTCGGCTCCGCGAAAATAGCGGTGTGGGCTTTTCCTGCAATAGGCTTTTGTATCTCCATGATGTACTCCATAGTGTTTTCACTTGCCCTGAATACAGTAACCCAGAATCACGGTTCTTTTGCAGGCATCCTTTGTTCCGGAATAGTGGGAGGTGCAGGTGGCCCGTTGCTCGTCAGCCTGGTATCCGACGCCACTTCGTTGCGAACAGGCATGCTGCTTATTTTGGTTTTCATGGGATACATTACGTTTATCGGCTTCTGGGCACACCCTTTGGTTAATAATAAGACAGTTAGCTTGAAAGAGCTGGTTACCTTCAAAAAACAAAAATAA